DNA sequence from the Parus major isolate Abel unplaced genomic scaffold, Parus_major1.1 Scaffold994, whole genome shotgun sequence genome:
NNNNNNNNNNNNNNNNNNNNNNNNNNNNNNNNNNNNNNNNNNNNNNNNNNNNNNNNNNNNNNNNNNNNNNNNNNNNNNNNNNNNNNNNNNNNNNNNNNNNNNNNNNNNNNNNNNNNNNNNNNNNNNNNNNNNNNNNNNNNNNNNNNNNNNNNNNNNNNNNNNNNNNNNNNNNNNNNNNNNNNNNNNNNNNNNNNNNNNNNNNNNNNNNNNNNNNNNNNNNNNNNNNNNNNNNNNNNNNNNNNNNNNNNNNNNNNNNNNNNNNNNNNNNNNNNNNNNNNNNNNNNNNNNNNNNNNNNNNNNNNNNNNNNNNNNNNNNNNNNNNNNNNNNNNNNNNNNNNNNNNNNNNNNNNNNNNNNNNNNNNNNNNNNNNNNNNNNNNNNNNNNNNNNNNNNNNNNNNNNNNNNNNNNNNNNNNNNNNNNNNNNNNNNNNNNNNNNNNNNNNNNNNNNNACCTCTCAGACCCACCAGAACCCCTCCAGaacctcctgcagcacccaccCAAGACCACCCAAACCCCTCCAGGACCTCTCAGAACCACCAGAACCCCTCCAGAACCTCCTGCAGAACCCACCCAAGACCACCAGAACCCCTCCAGaacctcctgcagcacccaccCGTGACCCGCAGCCCCCCTCACCCGCCAGCCTCTTCATCCAGGAGGCCTCGTCGATGCCCAGGTTGTT
Encoded proteins:
- the LOC107199546 gene encoding ryanodine receptor 1-like; its protein translation is MGDIGGLAESGARYTEMPHVIEVTLPMLCHYLPRWWERGPDAAPQGPWATEVTGQQLNALLGHILRIVVNNLGIDEASWMKRLAGEGGCGSRVGAAGGSGGVLVVLGGFCRRFWRGSGGSERSWRGLGGLGWVLQEVLEGFWWV